Below is a genomic region from Deltaproteobacteria bacterium.
ACCGGTGTTGAGTTTATTGTGGCCAACACAGATATTCAAGCCTTGAACTCAAATAAAGCCGCAACTAAATTACAACTGGGATTAGATTTAACCAAAGGCTTAGGCGCTGGTGCCAATCCTGATGTAGGAAGAAGAGCTGCCATTGAATCCTACAATGAAATTGTTGAAAAGCTAGAGGGCGCTGATATGGTTTTTGTCACTGCTGGCATGGGTGGTGGCACAGGAACAGGTGGCGCACCTGTTGTCGCAAAGATTGCTCGAGAGCTGGGCGCTCTTACTATTGGAGTTGTGACCAAGCCCTTCATGTTTGAAGGTAAGAAAAGAAGCAAGCACGCAGAAAGTGGATTGCAAGAATTACGAGAAAATGTCGACACTCTTATCGTCATTCCTAATCAAAAGCTATTAACAATTGCTGCAGAGAAAACCCCTTTATTGGAAACATTCAAAAAAGCTGACGAGGTTTTATTACAAGCCGTAAAAGGCATCTCTGACTTGATAAATATACGTGGTTTAATTAATCTAGATTTTGCAGATATTCGCACGGTGATGAAAGAAAAAGGCATGGCCATCATGGGAACGGGCGCTGCTAAAGGTGAAAACCGTGCGGTTCAAGCCGCGACAGCAGCCATTTCTTCTCCGCTTCTTGAAAATATCAAAATTGATGGAGCTACAGGAATTATTATCAACGTCACCGGGGGATCGGATCTCAGCCTTTACGAAGTTAATGAAGCCTCCACCCTTATCACAGAGGCAGCCCATGAAGATGCCGAAATTATTTTTGGAGCCGTTATTGATGACAGCTTAGGGGATGAAGTGCGAGTGACTGTAATAGCCACCGGTTTTTCAAAACCAGAACCTAAGATCAATGTACAAGACGCCTTTTCTGGAATGCAAAATTTCCTAAATCCAATCGTTAACAATCAGGGTGTTTCGATGCCCAATTTGAATTTCACACTGCCCCCTATGCCCAATTTGAATTATGAATTGCCGCCCATTTCAACGGTGCAAAACTCAGTGAATTATTTTACTCAAGAAAAAATATTTTCACAAGAAATTCATATGCCGATGGCGATGCCAAGTCCAAGTCAAAATCAAAGTCAAAATCAAAGTCAAAATCCTGTTCCACAAGCGATGGAAGAGATTCATCAGGTTCCCTCTGTTTCTCAAATCCCTGCTCCTCAGCCCATTGAAGCGACGCCTATTGCTCCGATAGACTCGTCTTTAAATACTCGAGAAATGTTGATCGCCAAGGCACGCGCTTTTAGAGAAAGTCAGGAAATAAAAAATAAACATCATCAGCCAGAGCAGCTTTCAATGAATGTGGACGCCGAGGCTTCCTTAGAAGAAGCCAGAAAAATGGCCCGGGAGGTCTTAAACTCCTCATTCTCGAGTCAAAATTTAGAAGTTCCTTCTTTTATTCGCAAAAGACAAAGTCAAGAAATTGATAAATAATGAATGGCAGTTAGTTACTTTTTATCTGATGTTCATATAAAAGATAATCAAGATATAAATTATATAAAACTCAATCAGTTTTTAGAAAAAGATTGGTTGAGTCATCGGGGCGATATTTATTTACTTGGAGATATCTTTGATCTTTGGGTTTCAAACCATCAAATTTTTGTTCATTCCTATAAGCGGCTTATACATAATTTAATTCAGGTTAAACAAAAAGGATTTAAAGTCGTTTACTTTGAAGGAAATCATGATCTTCATTTAAATAAATTTTGGCATCAGGAATTAGGATTTGAAGTTCAAAGAGAAATAAAGACCTATTCCATTGAGGGATTAAAATTTCGATTAGAACATGGTGATTTGATCAACTCCAAAGACCTAGCCTATTTGCGGTTACGTCGATTTCTAAGAACACCGACAATGACATTTTTAGCTCATACTATTCCTGGATTGTTTTGGAAAATTTTGGGACAAAAATGGAGTCATGAAAGCAGAAAAAACAGCCGTCGGTTTAAAGAAAACAAAACGACTGAAATTATCGAAATGATCCGAAACTATGCTGAAAATCAAGATCAAGATCAAAAGCAGAATCATGATCCTGACCGCGATCCTTTTGATGTAATGATTACTGGGCACATGCATGTAAAAGACACTTACGAATTTCAAAAAAACAATGAAACAAAGATATCCATCAATTTAGGATCTTGGTTTGAAGAGCCATCTATATTGAAATTTGAGCGATGTGTGCCAGGGAACTCGCTGAAGAATTTTTCCTGGATAAAATGTGAGAGTCCTTAGGGCCCTTACTCACTTTGTTTTGAAAAAAACTTAATCCAGTTTTCAAAGCTTCGATAGAAGAGCATGGGAAGGCCTTTATCATTTGCTAACATAACACCATGTTGGCCTGTGTACGTTGAACTTAAATTTGCAGGAGAGGCATCAATGGTGGTTGCTTGGGTGCTCCAAACACCTGCAGCTGATTTCGATGCGATAAAAAGGCCGTTATCAGCTGTTGAGTGAAAGGAAATCCAAATTTTACCCTCAGTGGTGATGAAAATACCTGAAGCACTGGCAATAGCTAACGGAGTGCCAATGATATAGCTTAAACGTTCAGAGGTAAATGAAGAGGCTCCACCGGCAGCGCAAGTTAAAATATTATTATCGCAAGTAACAAGTCTAATAGCTCCCGCAGTTAAGTCATAATGTGAAATATACAATTTATCGGAGGAGCTTAAAAATATACCGATTCCTTCAGCTCTGGTATTGCCGCCTTGGCCAGTATTATCAAGTACCAAACAGTTCCATGTGTAAGTGGCACTTGATTCTGCCTCGGTTGCATAGGCAAATTTCAAGGTTTTAACCCCGCCAACCAAACCTTGGTAGACGATGACGGGTCTTCCGGTGCTGGTCCAAGTAAATCTTGAGTTGATGCCAATCCCACCACTTGTTGAGGTATCGCAGCCGGTTCCTGTCGAACCAGGTCCATCAACGATGTAACGAATCCAAGCTCCATTTTTTTGTCTCTTTGCAAACTTCAATCTCTGTCCTGTCGCCCCTGTAGAGTAATCATAGTAAGAAACACCAATGGAGTCGGATGGACTGACTCCCACAGAGGTGAACTGACCGACAGTGTTTGTGGTGACCGTGGAGCCATCGACTCGGTCCAAATCAAATGAGGCTCCTTTGTTAGCAGATCGTGCAATCATCAAATAGCCTGTACTAGCGGCAATCCCTTGATTCAAAAAAGAAATCACTGGATTGCTATTGCTATCATAGGCCAGAGAAGGGTGAAGACCGTTCATAAATGTTGTGGCTCCTGCAATCGAATTGGAAACCATTCTTTCTCCAAACAGGGGAGTGGATTCTGGACCGCCCTTGAAACCATAATACAAGTGAGAGTTAGGACCTGTAGTTCCAGGTTCTTGATAAAAATAGGTGTATCCCACAGTCCCATCGGGAGCCACTTTCGCACTTAACATAGGAACGGCTGTTGCCTGCGCCACTGAATTTGTTTGATCCACGAACCAACTATTTACGATCCCCGTTGTCGAATTTATATCGCCAGGGTAGGCTCCGAAGGCCTTTATGTCTTGGCCTGTAGTTCCCGCACCTGCCGCTGTTAGAGAGCCAAAAGATCCCCACAGAACTCCCGTTGTTGAATCAAAATTAAAACCCCCACCAACAGTATTTGTTGAGCTATCCACGATAACTTGGTCAGTTAAAACCCAGTTACTGGCATGGGCTACCGGTAAAAAACT
It encodes:
- the ftsZ gene encoding cell division protein FtsZ, which translates into the protein MFELEENISIGANIKVVGVGGGGSNAVSTMIAGGMTGVEFIVANTDIQALNSNKAATKLQLGLDLTKGLGAGANPDVGRRAAIESYNEIVEKLEGADMVFVTAGMGGGTGTGGAPVVAKIARELGALTIGVVTKPFMFEGKKRSKHAESGLQELRENVDTLIVIPNQKLLTIAAEKTPLLETFKKADEVLLQAVKGISDLINIRGLINLDFADIRTVMKEKGMAIMGTGAAKGENRAVQAATAAISSPLLENIKIDGATGIIINVTGGSDLSLYEVNEASTLITEAAHEDAEIIFGAVIDDSLGDEVRVTVIATGFSKPEPKINVQDAFSGMQNFLNPIVNNQGVSMPNLNFTLPPMPNLNYELPPISTVQNSVNYFTQEKIFSQEIHMPMAMPSPSQNQSQNQSQNPVPQAMEEIHQVPSVSQIPAPQPIEATPIAPIDSSLNTREMLIAKARAFRESQEIKNKHHQPEQLSMNVDAEASLEEARKMAREVLNSSFSSQNLEVPSFIRKRQSQEIDK
- a CDS encoding UDP-2,3-diacylglucosamine diphosphatase; this translates as MAVSYFLSDVHIKDNQDINYIKLNQFLEKDWLSHRGDIYLLGDIFDLWVSNHQIFVHSYKRLIHNLIQVKQKGFKVVYFEGNHDLHLNKFWHQELGFEVQREIKTYSIEGLKFRLEHGDLINSKDLAYLRLRRFLRTPTMTFLAHTIPGLFWKILGQKWSHESRKNSRRFKENKTTEIIEMIRNYAENQDQDQKQNHDPDRDPFDVMITGHMHVKDTYEFQKNNETKISINLGSWFEEPSILKFERCVPGNSLKNFSWIKCESP